ATCGTGGTGATTTTTGCGGCGGCCATCGTCACGGCGCTGCTGCGACTGGCAGGCATAAACTAAAAAAGCGCCCCAGGGGCGCTCTTTCGACAGGTGATTCGCTTATTTAGTCAGTTCAGCGGTCATGTGAACCTGGTTACCAGTGAATGCCTGAGTAATTTTATACGATGACGCGCCCGCTTCTTGTGCCTGAGCCGCAATTTTCGCTTCTGCACCGTCGATGGTGGTTGCGGTCGCGGTCACTGACTGAGCAGCAAATGAACCGAAAGAAGTAGCCAGTGCGATTACTGCAACAAAAGTTTTGATGTTTTTCATGATATAAATCCTGTGCGTTAGTTGTTTAGATAAGGCGTTTTGCCTTGATGTGATAAATAATAGACCTCATCACCGACAACTAAAAGCGGAAGGATTTGCTCAGGTTATTCAAATTTACTGATCAACAATCAGGCGCTGTGGATGGGTATAAATTGTGACGCGCCCCGGCTTACAAAAGCCCACCAGCGTCAGATTGCAGCGCTGCGCCACCTCGACCGCCAGCGTCGTCGCTGCTGAGACCGCGAACAAAATTTCTACGCCACACATCGCGGCTTTCTGCACCATCTCATAGCTTGCCCGGCTGGACACCAGCGCAGCGCCCTGCAGCCACGCACCACCTTCACCCGCACGACGGCCCAGCAGTTTATCCAGCGCGACGTGACGTCCCACATCTTCGTGTCCACCTGCAATTACACCCGACGGTAAAACCCAGGCGGCGGCATGCGTGCAGCCACTCAGTTGACCAATGGGCTGCACGTCGTTGAGATGGTTCAGGGCATGATCGAGCTGGCGGAGATTGAACGTCTGGGTAAACGGCAGCGGGATAATCGGCTTGCCGATATCGTTGAGTTGCTCGACACCGCATACGCCGCAGCCCGTGCGTCCGGCCAGCGCGCGGCGACGTTCTTTGAGTCCCATAAAGCGGCGGCTGGACAGCTCGATTTGCACTTCCAGGCCGTTGCAGACGTTAACAACGTCCATGCCGTAGATTTCCTGAGGCTGCTCGATAATGCCTTCAGAGAGCGAAAAGCCGATGGCGAACAGCTCGAGATCTTTGGGCGAGGCCATCATCACGACATGGGAAATACCGTTGTAAACCAGCGCAACGGGCACTTCCTCCGCCAGAAAATCGGGGACGGAATGGGTAATGTGAGGGGGTCTGTGTACCGAATGTTCCACCACACCCGCAGGCAGTGGAGACGTTTGGGTATCACGATTCTGTTTTGACACAACGGTATTCCTGAGCAACCACGTAGGTGAGACCTGCTATTGCATCATAAACCGCAGGCCACGCGCATAGTATGGATCAACTTTTCGGCTCCCATACCCTTCAAGTTTACCTACTCCTTCTGGAGAGGCACAACGTTGACACCGATACATAGTCGTAACATCCCCTAAGCAAAACGTGATTGATATCACGTTTTATAATCATCACGGTGATAATACGCTCACTTTGTTTTAACACGGCGGGAACAGGCTTACCGACATTGTGGTATTCTCAACATATCCCTCGTGCAAATGGGGGAATAAATCAATTTTTCACCTTTGTGGTTATTTCTCATCCATAAAGTAAAACAATAATGCCCCTAAATAACTCGCCTAACGGGTTAAACGCCCGCTGTCCGAGGAATGAAGGGTGGCAATGTCGAAACAAGGAGTGACCCATGCAGGTCAGCAGAAGGCAGTTCTTTAAGATCTGCGCTGGCGGTATGGCAGGCACGACGGTAGCCGCACTGGGCTTTGCCCCAGGCGTCGCGCTCGCGGAAACACGGCAGTACAAACTGCTGCGCACCCGTGAAACCCGTAATACCTGCACTTACTGCTCTGTCGGTTGTGGGCTGTTAATGTATAGCCTCGGCGACGGCGCGAAAAACGCTAAAGCATCTATTTTCCATATCGAAGGTGACCCGGATCATCCGGTCAACCGTGGCGCGTTGTGCCCGAAAGGCGCAGGTCTGGTGGATTTCATCCACTCAGAAAGCCGCCTCAAATTCCCCGAGTACCGCGCACCTGGCTCTGATAAGTGGCAGCAAATCACCTGGGACGACGCATTTGATCGCATCGCTAAGCTGATGAAAGAAGATCGCGACGCCAACTTTATGCCGCAGAACGCGGACGGTGTAACGGTCAACCGCTGGCTCTCCACCGGGATGCTCTGTGCCTCGGCGTCCAGCAACGAAACCGGCTATTTAACGCAGAAATTCACGCGCGCACTCGGTATGCTCGCGGTCGACAACCAGGCGCGTGTCTGACACGGACCAACGGTAGCAAGTCTTGCTCCAACATTTGGTCGCGGTGCGATGACCAACCACTGGGTCGACATCAAAAACGCCAACCTCATCGTCGTGATGGGTGGGAATGCGGCAGAAGCACATCCGGTGGGATTCCGCTGGGCGATGGAAGCCAAAATCCATAATGGCGCGAAACTGATTGTGATCGATCCCCGCTTCACGCGAACAGCGTCAGTGGCGGATTTCTATACCCCTATTCGATCAGGTACTGACATTACTTTCCTGTCAGGCGTTTTGCTGTACCTGCTCACCAACGAAAAATATAACCGTGAATACGCCGAAGCCTACACCAACGCCAGCCTGATCGTGCGTGAGGATTATGGCTTTGAAGATGGCTTGTTCAGCGGTTACGACGCCGAAAAACGCAAGTACGACAAAACCAGCTGGAACTACGAGCTGGACGAGAACGGCTTTGCGAAACGCGACACCACGCTGACTCATCCGCGCTGTGTATGGAACCTGCTCAAAGAGCACGTTTCCCGTTACACGCCAGATGTGGTCGAAAACATCTGCGGCACGCCAAAAGCGGATTTCCTGAAAGTCTGCGAATACATTGCAGAAACCAGCGCCAAAGACAAAACGGCCTCGTTCCTGTATGCGCTCGGCTGGACGCAGCACTCCGTCGGGGCACAGAACATCCGCACCATGGCGATGATTCAGTTGCTGCTCGGCAATATGGGCATGGCAGGCGGCGGCGTGAACGCCCTGCGCGGTCACTCCAACATTCAGGGGCTCACCGACCTTGGTCTGCTGTCACAAAGCCTGACGGGCTACATGACGCTGCCAAGCGAGAAGCAAACCGACCTCCAGACCTATCTGACTGCCAACACGCCGAAACCGCTGCTGGAAGGCCAGGTCAACTACTGGGGCAACTACCCGAAATTCTTCGTCTCGATGATGAAGGCCTTCTACGGCGACAAAGCGACGGCAGAGAACAGCTGGGGCTTTGACTGGTTGCCGAAGTGGGACAAAGGGTACGACGTGCTGCAGTACTTCGAGATGATGCACCAGGGCAAAGTGAACGGCTATCTGTGCCAGGGCTTTAACCCGGTCGCCTCGTTCCCGAACAAAAACAAAGTAGTAGAGTCACTGTCGAAACTGAAATTCCTGGTCACCATTGACCCGCTCAATACCGAGACCGCGACGTTCTGGCAGAACCACGGTGAATCAAACGACGTCGATCCGTCGAAGATTCAGACCGAAGTGTTCCGTTTGCCATCGACCTGCTTCGCCGAAGAGAACGGTTCTATCGTCAACTCTGGCCGCTGGCTGCAATGGCACTGGAAAGGTGCAGACGCCCCAGGCATCGCCATGAACGACGGCGAGATCCTGGCCGGTATCTTCATGCGGCTGCGTAAAATGTATGCGACCGAAGGCGGCGCGAATCCGGAACCGGTTCTGAACATGACCTGGAACTATTCGACGCCAGAAAATCCAGCGCCAGAAGAAGTGGCGATGGAGAGCAACGGTAAAGCATTGGCGGATATTATCGATCCGGCCACCGGCACCGTGCTGGCGAAGAAAGGTGAACAGCTGAGCACCTTTGCGCATCTGCGCGATGACGGCTCAACCTCCAGCGGCTGCTGGATCTTCGCCGGTAGCTGGACGCCGAAAGGCAATCAGATGGCTAACCGCGATAACGCCGATCCATCGGGTCTTGGCAATACGCTGGGCTGGGCGTGGGCGTGGCCGCTGAACCGCCGCATTCTGTATAACCGCGCATCCGCCGATCCGCAGGGCAATCCGTGGGACCCGAAACGCCAGCTCCTGAAATGGGATGGCGCGAAATGGGGTGGCGTCGATATTCCGGACTACAGCGCCGCCGCACCGGGCAGCAACGTGGGGCCGTTTATCATGCAGCCTGAAGGGATGGGCCGCCTGTTTGCTATCGATAAGATGGCGGAAGGGCCGTTCCCGGAACACTACGAGCCGTTTGAGACGCCGCTGGGCACTAACCCGCTGCACCCGAACGTTATCTCTAACCCTGCCGCCCGTATCTTTAAAGGCGATCTGGAAGCGCTGGGTAAAAAAGATAAATTCCCGTATGTCGGCACCACTTACCGCCTGACCGAGCACTTCCACTACTGGACCAAGCATGCGCTGCTTAACGCCATCGCACAGCCGGAACAGTTTGTAGAGATCGGTGAGAAGCTGGCGAATAAGCTCGGCATCGCCCACGGCGACACGGTGAAAGTCTCGTCTAACCGTGGCTATATCAAAGCCAAGGCGGTGGTGACTAAACGTATTCGCACGTTGCAGGTACACGGGCAAGAGGTGGATACCATCGGCATCCCGATTCACTGGGGTTACGAAGGCGTGGCGAAGAAAGGCTTTATCGCCAACACCCTGACACCGTTCGTCGGCGATGCGAACACGCAGACGCCGGAGTTTAAGGCTTTCCTCGTGAACGTGGAAAAGGTGTAAGGAAGACGACTTATGGCTTATCAATCGCAAGACATTATTCGTCGTTCCGCGACTAACGGTTTCACGCCCGCGCCTCAGGCGCGGGACCACCAGCAGGAAGTGGCGAAGCTTATCGACGTCACCACCTGTATTGGCTGTAAGGCCTGTCAGGTGGCGTGTTCCGAGTGGAACGATATCCGTGATGAAGTGGGACATAACGTCGGGGTGTACGATAACCCCGCCGATTTGACCGCGAAATCCTGGACGGTGATGCGTTTTTCGGAAGTGGAACAGAACGACAAACTGGAATGGCTGATCCGCAAAGACGGCTGTATGCACTGCGCCGATCCGGGCTGCCTGAAGGCGTGTCCGTCTGAAGGCGCTATCATTCAGTATGCCAACGGCATCGTCGATTTTCAGTCCGAACAGTGCATTGGCTGCGGCTATTGCATTGCGGGTTGTCCGTTCGACGTACCGCGCATGAACCCGGAAGACAACCGCGTCTACAAATGTACGCTGTGCGTTGACCGCGTGAACGTCGGCCAGGAGCCGGCCTGCGTGAAAACCTGTCCGACTGGCGCTATTCACTTTGGATCCAAAGAGGATATGAAAACGCTGGCGGGCGAGCGCGTGTCCGAGCTGAAAACCCGTGGTTATGACAACGCCGGTCTGTACGATCCGGCGGGCGTTGGCGGGACGCATGTGATGTATGTGCTGCACCATGCCGACAAGCCGAATCTGTATCACGGCCTGCCGGAAAACCCGGAGATCAGCGCGACCGTGAAGTTCTGGAAAGGTATCTGGAAACCGCTGGCCGCCGTTGGCTTTGCAGCGACGTTTGCCGCCAGTATCTTCCACTACGTCGGCGTCGGTCCTAACCGTGCGGATGATGAAGAAGACAATCTTCATGAGGAAAAAGACACGCCTCGTGACGATCGTGAGGAGGAGCGCAAATGAGGAAACGTGACACCATCGTGCGCTACACCGCGCCGGAACGTATCAACCACTGGGTCACCGCTTTCTGCTTCATGCTGGCGGCGATAAGCGGACTGGGATTTTTCTTCCCGTCGTTCAACTGGCTGATGCAAATATTGGGCACCCCGCAGCTGGCGCGAATTCTGCACCCGTTTGTGGGCGTGATTATGTTTGCGTCGTTCATCATCATGTTTTTCCGTTACTGGCACCATAACCTAATCAATCGGGATGATATCTTTTGGGCGAAGAATATTCGTAAGATCATCGTCAACGAGGAAGTGGGTGACACCGGGCGTTATAACTTCGGCCAGAAATGCGTATTCTGGGCGGCGATTATTTTCCTGGTTCTGCTGCTGGTGAGCGGTGTGATCATCTGGCGTCCGTATTTTGCGCCTGCTTTCTCAATCCCGGTGATCCGATTTGCGCTGATGCTGCATTCATTTGCCGCAGTCGCGTTAATTGTGGTTATCATGGTGCATATTTACGCGGCCCTTTGGGTCAAAGGCACCATTACCGCGATGGTGGAAGGATGGGTTACCAGCGCATGGGCGAAGAAACATCACCCGCGCTGGTACCGTGAAGTCCGCCGGAAACAGGAAAAGTCATCTGAATGAGCATTCGCATAATCCCGCAAGATGAGCTGGGTTCGAGCGAGAAACGCACGGCGGATTACATTCCGCCGTTGTTATTCCCCAGACTCAAGAACCTCTACAACCGCCGCGCAGAGCGTCTGCGCGAGTTGGCAGAGAACAATCCGCTTGGCGATTTCTTGCGCTTCGCTGCGCTTATCGCCCATGCGCAGGAAGTGGTGCTGTATGACCACCCGCTGCAAATCGACCTGACCGCGCGCATCAAAGAAGCGAACGATCAGGGCAAGCCGCCGCTAGATATCCACGTTTTGCCGCGCGATAAGCACTGGCACACGCTGCTGCAATCACTGATTGCTGAGCTGAAGCCAGAGATGAGCGGTCCGGCACTGGCGGTTATCGAGAATCTGGAAAAAGCCTCTGCGCTTGAACTGGAAGAGATGGCGAGCGCGCTGTTTGCTGCCGATTTTGCGTTAGTTAGCAGTGATAAAGCACCGTTTATTTGGGCTGCGCTGTCGCTCTACTGGGCGCAAATGGCCAGCCTGATTCCGGGCAAAGCGCGCGCTGAGTACGGTGAAGCCCGCCAGTTCTGCCCAGTCTGTGGCTCAATGCCCGTCACCAGCATGGTGCAAATCGGTACGACGCAAGGCTTGCGCTATTTGCACTGCAACCTGTGTGAAACCGAGTGGCATGTGGTGCGCATTAAATGCAGCAACTGCGAGCAGACCCGCGATCTGAACTACTGGTCGCTGGAAAACGAAAACGCTGCGGTAAAAGCGGAAAGTTGCGGTGATTGCGGGACGTACCTGAAGATTCTTTATCAGGAAAAAGACCCGAAAGTCGAGGCCGTCGCAGACGATCTCGCCACGCTGGTACTGGACGCGCACATGGAGCAAGAGGGCTTTGCCCGTAGCTCTATCAACCCGTTCCTGTTCCCGGGTGAAGGGGAGTAATTTCCTACTTTAGTGAGTGCCGGGCGGCATACGTTGCCTGGCACTAAAGTTTATCGGGTGAAACCACGCCTGCAATCCAGTAAAGTCTTTGGTATTTCGTGAAATTAACGCGCAATTTCTGCTCTGGGTAGTAACCAAAATGATGGCATCGGGAAGTTCATCCCATGTATCTCTCGGAGCGACACGCTTCTTTCAGCAATCTCTCGCGACACATCAATAATTTCAATAGCGTCCATCACTGCCGCACCTTTAGCTTTGTGACCGTGTTTACGCGCCCCACCATGGCTTCTATCCAGATTTAGAACGGCGGTCTTCGATTCTGCGAGTCGCTTTCCATTATCTAATCCCTACCTAAATCCTCTATTTTCATCTGTAAAAAATCGCGCTATAAGACTGTATATCCGCACAGTAAAAAGGACAAATTCATGGCACTGGAAAAGGGTATTGATAAGCTGGTTCAGGATTTCATTGCAGCCGGGCGACCTTCGTCTCGAAACCAGAATATTGATGATCGGCGAGCAGGATACGTTGCCAGCAGAGTGCTATCCGGAAAAACGGAGACACGGGTAAAAGTGGAAACGTTCGATTTGGAAGGCATAACTTTCCGCGTATTTTCACCACTCAATGCATCAGAAACTCTACCCGCGGTAATCTACTACCACGGTGGCTGCTTTATCAGCGGGGGTTTTGATACCCATGATAATCAGCTCCGCCAACTGGCGTTTTACAGTCACTGTCGGGTCATTGCGGTTCAGTACAGGCTGGCCCCCGAACATGTCTTCCCCGCTGCGCATGACGACGCGGAGAAAGGCGCTAATCTGGTCTGGCAATACGCCGAATTGTTTGGTGCGGATAAACAGCGTCTCACACTTTGCGGAGACAGTGCTGGAGGCCATCTGGCGTTGGTGACGTCATTGCGGCTTAAAGCTGCAGGAACATGGCAACCCGCGCAACTTATTCTTATTTATCCTATGCTTGATGCCACGGCACTGTGTGAGAGTTATACCCGCAATGGCGTAGATTATGTCATCACCCGCGATACGCTGCAGAGCGGCTATGAAATGTATCTGCCGAATGGTGAACGCCAACATCCAGAAGTCAGTCCGATATGGCGCGATGATTTTAGCGGTCTACCGCCTGTACATATTATTACGGCTGAGTTTGATCCACTGTGCGATGAGGGCGAGGCTCTCTATGAGCGCCTGACAGAGCAAAGCGTGGTGTGCACTGCTCAGCGGTGGCAGGGCGTGATTCACGGATTCTTTCAACTGGGCGGCATAAGCCAGTCTGCACGCGATGTTATGAAAGATATCGCATGGCGAGTTGGGACAGCCCGGTAATGCACCAGGCTGGCTTGAAGCTACTCTTCCTCGTTCCCGCCCTCTTCAAAGGCACCGTACGGTTTCGCAGGCAGGACGATGTAGGTTCCCTCGAACACAGCTCCCGACGTCTCGTCGCCAAACAATTCTACCTGCATCTGCACGCGGGCTTTACGTCCGCGCGCCAGACGGTCCAGATCGCCGCTCAGACAGCCTAAATCGGCAATCGCGCTTGGTTTACCGCTGATGGGCCTGCTGTAACGGATATGCGCATCGGCAAGAATAATGGTGCCGCCAAGGTGGCGTTCGCGCAGCATTAGCCAGATCAACCCCCAGCCCGTCAGCGTCGCCAGCGAGAACAGACTCCCGGCAAACAGCGTGTGGTGCGGGTTTTGATTGCCGATTTCCGGCATGGTGGTAATGAATTTCTGCCCGGTATATTGCTGGATGCGTACGCCCATTTTCTCGCTGAGCGGAATGTGCTGATACCAAGCCTGCTGCAGCTGACCGCACCAGTCACCGCGATGCAAAATGTCATCGAGGGAGGCGATCGGTTTGATCATCAGGAAATGCCGTATCGGCGTGGTTTGTGGCGCGGTGATTTCGCCTTCGTTGACGAATCCCAGCTTGGAGAAAAACTCGACCGCATCTTCGCGGGCACTACAGGTGACGCGCTTTACGCCCTCCTGACGGGCAACGGACTCCAGCGTCATCGCCATCAGCGTGCCCAGCCCTTTGTCCTGCACGGAGGGATGAACCGCCATAAAGCGGATGGATGCTTCATAGTCGGCGTTGATGTATAAGCGGCCGACCGCAACCAGATTCCCCTCTTCATCCACCACCATCTGATGGTGCGCCATTGCATCCCAGGCATCACGCTCTGAGCCTTTCGGCTGATGCAACGGTTTGCGCAGCATTTCCCAACGGAAATGGTAGTAAACCTCTAACTCTTCTTCTGTTTGCGGTACGCGTAGATGATACATAGCGGTACTCTCTCTTGTTACCCGCGGCCAGGCCGCCAACTGGCTCATACCTGCAGCCAGAAAGTGACGGGGCCATCGTTCACCAGCGAGACCTGCATATCTGCAGCGAATCGTCCGGTTTGCGTGTTCATTTCTTGTTGGCGACAACGCTCAACAAAGTAGTCGTACAACGCCTCAGCACGATCGGGCGCAGCCCCTTTCGAAAATCCTGGGCGCATGCCACGGTCGGTATCGGCCGCCAGCGTAAATTGAGACACCACCAGCACGCTGCCACCGGCCTGCTGGACGTTGAGATTCATCTTGCCGTCTGCATCGCTGAAAATGCGATAGCCGAGCACTCGCTCGCACAAGCGATTGGCTTTTTGCTCGTCGTCATCCTTTTCGACACCTAACAACACCAAAAGTCCTGGGCCAATTTCACCCGTCACCTCGTCCTCCACGGTGACGCTGGCACGGGTTACACGCTGAATCAATGCAATCATGGTTGGTCTGCTTCTTCTTGTTCTGCGGCTAATTTGAGTTTGCGGTATTCCCCGAGAGTGACAGTTATTTCCGCCCCAAGCAAGACGATGCACCAGGTCCAGTAGACCCAGACGAACAGAATCGGCACGACAGCCAGCACGCCATAAATCAGCTGATAGGAAGGGAATGTGGTGATGTAAAGTGCGAAGCCTTTTTTTCCCAATTCGAAGAGAATGGCCGCAACCAGGGCACCGACAATGGCATCACGATTAGGGACACGAAGGGTCGGCACAATGCTGTAAAGGAGCCAAAAGGCGAGCCACGACAAAATCAGCGGAAAGATCCGCAGCACGTTATCAATCACCGTGTTCAGCTCGCTGGCCCAGCGCAGAGACAGCAGATAAGAACTGATGGCCAGGCTTGCCCCAGCCAGCAGCGGGCCGAGGGTTAAAATCATCCAGTAGACGGCGAAAGAGTAAACTTTTGGCCGCACTTTTTTGCTACGCCAGATGGTATTGAGTGCGCTATCAATGGCATACATCAGCAGCAGCGCCGTGACGATCAGCCCGCAGGCGCCGACCGCCGTCATCTTGCTGGAGTTGGCGACAAACTGTTCGATGTAGCGCTGGATGACGTCGCCCGTTGCCGGCATAAAGTTAGCAAAGACAAAATGTCGCAGTTGGACGCTGACTTCCGAAAACATCGGAAATGCAGCGAACAGCGCAAAAATCACCGCCACCAGCGGCACCAACGAGAGCAACGACACATAAGCGAGATTGCCCGCCAGCGTGGTCATGTTGTCCTCATCAATGCGCTGCCAGAGCAGTTTTACCCATGCCCGAAACGGACGGGTGTGATGTGAGGCTTTTTGATGAACGTTTTTTAACATACCTGCTT
This sequence is a window from Enterobacter sp. 638. Protein-coding genes within it:
- a CDS encoding virulence factor BrkB family protein, whose product is MLKNVHQKASHHTRPFRAWVKLLWQRIDEDNMTTLAGNLAYVSLLSLVPLVAVIFALFAAFPMFSEVSVQLRHFVFANFMPATGDVIQRYIEQFVANSSKMTAVGACGLIVTALLLMYAIDSALNTIWRSKKVRPKVYSFAVYWMILTLGPLLAGASLAISSYLLSLRWASELNTVIDNVLRIFPLILSWLAFWLLYSIVPTLRVPNRDAIVGALVAAILFELGKKGFALYITTFPSYQLIYGVLAVVPILFVWVYWTWCIVLLGAEITVTLGEYRKLKLAAEQEEADQP
- a CDS encoding DUF1471 domain-containing protein, translating into MKNIKTFVAVIALATSFGSFAAQSVTATATTIDGAEAKIAAQAQEAGASSYKITQAFTGNQVHMTAELTK
- the fdoI gene encoding formate dehydrogenase cytochrome b556 subunit, with product MRKRDTIVRYTAPERINHWVTAFCFMLAAISGLGFFFPSFNWLMQILGTPQLARILHPFVGVIMFASFIIMFFRYWHHNLINRDDIFWAKNIRKIIVNEEVGDTGRYNFGQKCVFWAAIIFLVLLLVSGVIIWRPYFAPAFSIPVIRFALMLHSFAAVALIVVIMVHIYAALWVKGTITAMVEGWVTSAWAKKHHPRWYREVRRKQEKSSE
- the fdhD gene encoding formate dehydrogenase accessory sulfurtransferase FdhD, whose product is MSKQNRDTQTSPLPAGVVEHSVHRPPHITHSVPDFLAEEVPVALVYNGISHVVMMASPKDLELFAIGFSLSEGIIEQPQEIYGMDVVNVCNGLEVQIELSSRRFMGLKERRRALAGRTGCGVCGVEQLNDIGKPIIPLPFTQTFNLRQLDHALNHLNDVQPIGQLSGCTHAAAWVLPSGVIAGGHEDVGRHVALDKLLGRRAGEGGAWLQGAALVSSRASYEMVQKAAMCGVEILFAVSAATTLAVEVAQRCNLTLVGFCKPGRVTIYTHPQRLIVDQ
- the fdxH gene encoding formate dehydrogenase subunit beta; this translates as MAYQSQDIIRRSATNGFTPAPQARDHQQEVAKLIDVTTCIGCKACQVACSEWNDIRDEVGHNVGVYDNPADLTAKSWTVMRFSEVEQNDKLEWLIRKDGCMHCADPGCLKACPSEGAIIQYANGIVDFQSEQCIGCGYCIAGCPFDVPRMNPEDNRVYKCTLCVDRVNVGQEPACVKTCPTGAIHFGSKEDMKTLAGERVSELKTRGYDNAGLYDPAGVGGTHVMYVLHHADKPNLYHGLPENPEISATVKFWKGIWKPLAAVGFAATFAASIFHYVGVGPNRADDEEDNLHEEKDTPRDDREEERK
- the fdnG gene encoding formate dehydrogenase-N subunit alpha; this encodes MQVSRRQFFKICAGGMAGTTVAALGFAPGVALAETRQYKLLRTRETRNTCTYCSVGCGLLMYSLGDGAKNAKASIFHIEGDPDHPVNRGALCPKGAGLVDFIHSESRLKFPEYRAPGSDKWQQITWDDAFDRIAKLMKEDRDANFMPQNADGVTVNRWLSTGMLCASASSNETGYLTQKFTRALGMLAVDNQARVUHGPTVASLAPTFGRGAMTNHWVDIKNANLIVVMGGNAAEAHPVGFRWAMEAKIHNGAKLIVIDPRFTRTASVADFYTPIRSGTDITFLSGVLLYLLTNEKYNREYAEAYTNASLIVREDYGFEDGLFSGYDAEKRKYDKTSWNYELDENGFAKRDTTLTHPRCVWNLLKEHVSRYTPDVVENICGTPKADFLKVCEYIAETSAKDKTASFLYALGWTQHSVGAQNIRTMAMIQLLLGNMGMAGGGVNALRGHSNIQGLTDLGLLSQSLTGYMTLPSEKQTDLQTYLTANTPKPLLEGQVNYWGNYPKFFVSMMKAFYGDKATAENSWGFDWLPKWDKGYDVLQYFEMMHQGKVNGYLCQGFNPVASFPNKNKVVESLSKLKFLVTIDPLNTETATFWQNHGESNDVDPSKIQTEVFRLPSTCFAEENGSIVNSGRWLQWHWKGADAPGIAMNDGEILAGIFMRLRKMYATEGGANPEPVLNMTWNYSTPENPAPEEVAMESNGKALADIIDPATGTVLAKKGEQLSTFAHLRDDGSTSSGCWIFAGSWTPKGNQMANRDNADPSGLGNTLGWAWAWPLNRRILYNRASADPQGNPWDPKRQLLKWDGAKWGGVDIPDYSAAAPGSNVGPFIMQPEGMGRLFAIDKMAEGPFPEHYEPFETPLGTNPLHPNVISNPAARIFKGDLEALGKKDKFPYVGTTYRLTEHFHYWTKHALLNAIAQPEQFVEIGEKLANKLGIAHGDTVKVSSNRGYIKAKAVVTKRIRTLQVHGQEVDTIGIPIHWGYEGVAKKGFIANTLTPFVGDANTQTPEFKAFLVNVEKV
- a CDS encoding alpha/beta hydrolase — encoded protein: MALEKGIDKLVQDFIAAGRPSSRNQNIDDRRAGYVASRVLSGKTETRVKVETFDLEGITFRVFSPLNASETLPAVIYYHGGCFISGGFDTHDNQLRQLAFYSHCRVIAVQYRLAPEHVFPAAHDDAEKGANLVWQYAELFGADKQRLTLCGDSAGGHLALVTSLRLKAAGTWQPAQLILIYPMLDATALCESYTRNGVDYVITRDTLQSGYEMYLPNGERQHPEVSPIWRDDFSGLPPVHIITAEFDPLCDEGEALYERLTEQSVVCTAQRWQGVIHGFFQLGGISQSARDVMKDIAWRVGTAR
- the fabY gene encoding fatty acid biosynthesis protein FabY yields the protein MYHLRVPQTEEELEVYYHFRWEMLRKPLHQPKGSERDAWDAMAHHQMVVDEEGNLVAVGRLYINADYEASIRFMAVHPSVQDKGLGTLMAMTLESVARQEGVKRVTCSAREDAVEFFSKLGFVNEGEITAPQTTPIRHFLMIKPIASLDDILHRGDWCGQLQQAWYQHIPLSEKMGVRIQQYTGQKFITTMPEIGNQNPHHTLFAGSLFSLATLTGWGLIWLMLRERHLGGTIILADAHIRYSRPISGKPSAIADLGCLSGDLDRLARGRKARVQMQVELFGDETSGAVFEGTYIVLPAKPYGAFEEGGNEEE
- the fdhE gene encoding formate dehydrogenase accessory protein FdhE; this translates as MSIRIIPQDELGSSEKRTADYIPPLLFPRLKNLYNRRAERLRELAENNPLGDFLRFAALIAHAQEVVLYDHPLQIDLTARIKEANDQGKPPLDIHVLPRDKHWHTLLQSLIAELKPEMSGPALAVIENLEKASALELEEMASALFAADFALVSSDKAPFIWAALSLYWAQMASLIPGKARAEYGEARQFCPVCGSMPVTSMVQIGTTQGLRYLHCNLCETEWHVVRIKCSNCEQTRDLNYWSLENENAAVKAESCGDCGTYLKILYQEKDPKVEAVADDLATLVLDAHMEQEGFARSSINPFLFPGEGE
- the dtd gene encoding D-aminoacyl-tRNA deacylase, whose amino-acid sequence is MIALIQRVTRASVTVEDEVTGEIGPGLLVLLGVEKDDDEQKANRLCERVLGYRIFSDADGKMNLNVQQAGGSVLVVSQFTLAADTDRGMRPGFSKGAAPDRAEALYDYFVERCRQQEMNTQTGRFAADMQVSLVNDGPVTFWLQV